In Saccharomonospora marina XMU15, one genomic interval encodes:
- a CDS encoding LysR family transcriptional regulator encodes MTTTARLRAFVAVADTGSVRAAAARLVLTESAVSAAIGALGDEVGVPLLERNGRGLRLTPPGETFAEYARAMLGLHDEALSAARGDLDPAHGRIRLAAVTTAADHLLPAVLAGFRADYPDVQLRLDVGTSEHVWALLDRHETDLVIAGRPPRDTADLVIRAERGNDLVPVAAPPVTATFDAGTATWLMREAGSGTRSTCEALLDQLELDPPRLTLGSNGAVVAGAVAGLGITLVSRDAVARQLAAGELATVPLPGTPLRRPWRAVTHRRVPASVDLLVAHLLAGEAWWPSDYPARSTRGGS; translated from the coding sequence ATGACGACCACAGCGAGGCTGCGGGCCTTCGTGGCCGTGGCCGACACCGGCTCGGTGCGGGCCGCGGCGGCCCGCCTCGTGCTCACCGAGTCCGCGGTGTCGGCGGCGATCGGCGCGCTCGGTGACGAGGTGGGAGTGCCGCTGCTCGAACGCAACGGGCGAGGGCTGCGGCTCACCCCGCCCGGGGAGACCTTCGCCGAATACGCCCGCGCCATGCTCGGGCTGCACGACGAGGCGCTGTCCGCGGCCCGTGGCGACCTCGACCCGGCTCACGGACGCATCCGGCTCGCCGCGGTCACCACCGCGGCCGACCATCTGCTGCCCGCGGTGCTGGCAGGCTTTCGCGCCGACTATCCGGACGTGCAGCTTCGACTGGACGTGGGAACCAGCGAGCACGTGTGGGCATTGCTCGATCGCCACGAGACGGACCTCGTGATCGCCGGTCGGCCACCGAGGGACACCGCCGACCTGGTGATCCGCGCCGAGCGCGGCAACGATCTCGTCCCGGTCGCCGCCCCGCCCGTCACCGCGACGTTCGATGCCGGTACCGCCACCTGGTTGATGCGCGAGGCGGGTTCGGGAACCCGCTCGACCTGCGAGGCTCTGCTCGACCAGCTGGAACTGGACCCGCCGAGGCTGACACTGGGGTCCAACGGCGCGGTCGTGGCCGGTGCCGTCGCCGGGCTCGGCATCACGCTGGTGTCCCGCGACGCCGTGGCGCGCCAGCTCGCGGCGGGAGAACTGGCGACCGTGCCGCTGCCCGGCACGCCGCTGCGCAGGCCGTGGCGTGCGGTGACCCACCGCCGGGTACCGGCGAGCGTCGACCTGCTCGTGGCACACCTGCTCGCCGGAGAGGCCTGGTGGCCATCCGATTACCCCGCGCGTTCCACCCGTGGGGGGAGCTGA
- the glpX gene encoding class II fructose-bisphosphatase translates to MTDSPARQAPDRNLALDLVRVTEAAAMSAGRWVGRGDKTGADRAAVDAMRAMTDTLPISGVVVIGEGEKDEAPMLHNGERIGTPNAAPFDVAVDPIDGTTLTAKGMGNAISVLAVSPAGTMYDPSAVFYMDKLVTGPEAADTVDIEAPVAHNVRAVAKAKGSEPEDVTVCMLDRPRHSRLAEDVRATGARIRLVSDGDVAGAVMAAREGTGIDLLLGIGGTPEGVIAACALKCLGGVIQARLSPRDEEERERALSAGHDLDRVLTTNDLVAGEDAFFVATGVTDGQLLRGVRYERQAATTESLVMRARSGTVRLVISEHKLDRLGTYSVVDYHHHLDERKISA, encoded by the coding sequence GTGACGGACAGTCCAGCGCGGCAGGCGCCGGATCGCAATCTAGCGCTCGACCTGGTCAGAGTCACCGAGGCGGCCGCGATGTCCGCGGGCAGGTGGGTCGGGCGGGGAGACAAGACCGGGGCCGACCGCGCGGCTGTCGACGCGATGCGCGCGATGACCGACACACTGCCGATCAGCGGTGTCGTGGTGATCGGCGAGGGCGAGAAGGACGAGGCGCCCATGCTGCACAACGGCGAGCGGATCGGCACCCCGAACGCGGCGCCGTTCGACGTGGCCGTCGATCCCATCGACGGGACGACGCTGACCGCCAAGGGGATGGGCAACGCGATCTCCGTGCTGGCGGTCAGTCCCGCGGGCACGATGTACGACCCTTCCGCGGTGTTCTACATGGACAAGCTCGTGACCGGGCCCGAAGCAGCGGACACCGTGGACATCGAGGCGCCCGTGGCACACAACGTGCGCGCCGTGGCCAAGGCCAAGGGCAGCGAACCCGAGGACGTGACGGTGTGCATGCTCGACCGGCCAAGGCACAGCAGGCTGGCCGAGGACGTACGCGCGACCGGTGCCCGGATCCGGCTGGTCTCCGACGGCGACGTGGCCGGTGCGGTGATGGCCGCGCGCGAGGGCACCGGCATCGATCTCCTGCTCGGCATAGGTGGCACTCCCGAGGGCGTCATCGCGGCCTGCGCGCTGAAGTGTCTCGGTGGCGTCATCCAGGCCCGGCTCTCGCCGCGCGACGAGGAGGAACGCGAGCGTGCGCTGAGCGCAGGGCACGACCTCGACCGCGTGCTGACCACGAACGATCTGGTGGCGGGTGAGGACGCCTTCTTCGTCGCCACCGGGGTCACCGATGGCCAGTTGCTGCGCGGCGTCAGGTACGAACGGCAGGCCGCGACCACCGAGTCACTGGTGATGCGTGCCCGCAGCGGCACCGTGCGCCTGGTGATCAGCGAGCACAAGCTCGACCGCCTCGGCACCTACAGCGTTGTCGACTATCACCACCACCTGGACGAAAGGAAGATCAGCGCGTGA